In Desulfovibrio sp. UCD-KL4C, a single genomic region encodes these proteins:
- the clpA gene encoding ATP-dependent Clp protease ATP-binding subunit ClpA, whose protein sequence is MLSKALEQALTSAVNEVRLRNHEFLTLEHLLYAIVQEEIGADILSGCGAELIQLRSQLEKFFDENLEPLPNGVDTEVIQTLGVRRVLQKAIWQKKAAGKEVVEVGDVLAAMFEEEDSYAVYFMKTHDVSRLDILEYISHALSNENDWTEGLNISPNSGAGQNPDNDLGHRGGQGRPQGRPGSGKDDKKSPLEEFATNLTMKAKDGKIDPLIGRDSEIERTLQVLSRRRKNNPIFVGDPGVGKTAMAEGLALAIAKGNVPRSFENTEVFALDMGALLAGTKYRGDFESRLKGVLAQIKHLPGAILFVDEIHTIVGAGAVSGGSMDASNILKPFLASGEVRCIGATTYEEYKNHFEKDRALSRRFQKIDITEPSVEETIEILKGLKPYYEDHHKVVYSPSSIKAAAELAARHINERFLPDKAIDVIDEAGAFYGLSPRKRKGDKILVSDVEKVISKIARIPTRRITMSDRTRLQELDTNLKSVVFGQDDAVDIIAKAILRSRAGMKQVGRPTGSFLLTGPTGVGKTELSRQLAEIMGIHFMRFDMSEYMEKHAVARLIGAPPGYVGFDQGGLLTEGVRKNPHCVILFDEIEKAHPDVFNILLQVMDYATLTDNNGRKADFRNTVLLMTSNAGAREMTKSGIGFGAGVQGSEDKNLAIKAIEKVFSPEFRNRLDAIVSFNSLKIDVMEMIVDKFIKELNDQLSEQRIVVKLDDKSRRWLAEKGHDPAYGARPMSRLIQTSIKDEIADEILFGKLVKGGQVLISTKKDKKKDAVLTFEFKAVGSD, encoded by the coding sequence ATGCTTAGCAAAGCCCTTGAACAAGCTTTAACTTCTGCTGTTAATGAGGTCAGGCTCAGAAATCACGAGTTTCTTACCCTTGAACATTTGCTGTACGCAATTGTTCAAGAAGAAATAGGCGCGGATATTCTTTCTGGTTGCGGTGCTGAGCTTATACAGCTCAGGAGCCAGCTTGAAAAGTTTTTTGACGAAAATTTAGAACCACTCCCGAACGGAGTCGACACAGAAGTTATTCAGACTCTCGGTGTACGAAGAGTTCTACAGAAAGCAATATGGCAGAAAAAAGCAGCTGGTAAAGAAGTTGTTGAAGTCGGAGATGTGCTTGCTGCCATGTTCGAAGAAGAGGACTCGTATGCTGTCTATTTCATGAAAACTCATGATGTCAGCCGACTTGATATTCTTGAATATATTTCACATGCCTTAAGCAATGAAAATGACTGGACTGAAGGACTGAATATCAGTCCTAATTCAGGTGCGGGGCAAAATCCTGATAATGATTTAGGTCATAGAGGTGGACAGGGAAGACCTCAAGGCAGGCCGGGAAGTGGTAAAGATGATAAAAAATCTCCACTGGAAGAGTTTGCAACTAATCTGACCATGAAGGCTAAAGACGGCAAAATTGATCCGCTGATTGGGCGTGATTCTGAAATCGAAAGAACTTTGCAGGTACTTTCACGCAGGCGGAAGAATAACCCTATTTTTGTCGGTGACCCCGGAGTGGGTAAAACTGCTATGGCGGAAGGGCTTGCTCTTGCTATTGCCAAGGGGAATGTTCCAAGATCTTTTGAAAATACAGAAGTTTTCGCTCTTGATATGGGGGCTCTTCTTGCCGGAACAAAGTACAGAGGTGATTTTGAATCCCGTCTGAAAGGAGTTCTTGCACAGATTAAGCATCTTCCCGGAGCAATTTTGTTCGTGGATGAAATTCACACTATCGTCGGAGCCGGAGCTGTCAGCGGTGGATCAATGGATGCTTCAAATATCCTTAAGCCATTTCTGGCTTCCGGTGAAGTCCGCTGTATAGGTGCTACGACCTATGAAGAATATAAAAATCATTTTGAAAAAGACCGCGCTTTGTCCCGAAGATTCCAGAAAATAGATATTACTGAGCCTTCAGTTGAAGAGACTATTGAAATTCTCAAAGGGCTTAAGCCTTATTACGAAGATCATCATAAAGTTGTCTATTCTCCGTCGTCAATCAAAGCTGCTGCTGAACTCGCTGCAAGGCATATTAATGAACGTTTTCTGCCGGATAAAGCTATCGATGTAATTGATGAAGCAGGGGCTTTTTACGGTCTAAGTCCACGTAAGCGCAAAGGGGATAAGATTCTTGTTTCCGATGTAGAAAAGGTGATTTCAAAAATTGCGCGTATCCCGACACGGCGGATCACCATGTCTGACCGTACCCGTTTGCAGGAGCTTGATACTAACCTCAAGTCTGTTGTGTTCGGTCAGGATGACGCTGTAGATATTATTGCCAAAGCTATACTCCGCTCAAGAGCTGGAATGAAGCAGGTCGGGCGACCTACCGGATCATTTCTGCTTACCGGTCCTACAGGTGTCGGTAAAACAGAGCTTTCAAGGCAGCTTGCTGAAATTATGGGTATTCACTTCATGCGTTTTGATATGAGTGAGTATATGGAAAAGCACGCGGTTGCTCGCCTTATAGGAGCTCCTCCTGGATATGTAGGTTTTGATCAGGGTGGTTTGCTGACAGAGGGCGTTCGTAAGAATCCACATTGCGTTATTCTTTTCGATGAAATTGAAAAGGCGCACCCTGATGTATTCAATATTCTGTTGCAGGTTATGGACTATGCAACGCTTACGGATAATAACGGCAGAAAAGCCGATTTCAGAAATACTGTTTTGCTTATGACTTCAAATGCCGGTGCTCGTGAAATGACTAAAAGCGGAATCGGTTTTGGAGCAGGGGTTCAGGGATCAGAAGATAAGAACCTCGCAATCAAGGCGATTGAAAAGGTGTTCAGTCCTGAGTTTCGTAACAGACTTGACGCGATAGTTTCCTTTAATTCGCTTAAAATTGATGTGATGGAAATGATTGTTGATAAGTTTATTAAAGAACTTAATGATCAACTTTCCGAGCAGCGAATAGTTGTTAAGCTGGACGATAAATCCAGACGCTGGCTTGCGGAGAAGGGGCATGATCCTGCATATGGTGCACGTCCTATGTCGCGGCTGATTCAGACTTCCATTAAAGATGAAATTGCTGATGAAATTCTTTTCGGTAAGCTTGTTAAAGGTGGTCAGGTTCTTATTTCTACCAAGAAAGATAAGAAAAAAGATGCGGTTTTAACTTTTGAGTTTAAAGCCGTTGGTAGCGATTAA
- a CDS encoding DUF190 domain-containing protein, which translates to MNLPEKAVRLRIFTGEENRIDHRPTFEVIVHEARQRGLAGATVYRGVMGYGVNSQVRTTSILRLSEDLPMIIEIVDTAEKIAPFKDYLIETMSEGLVTAEEVNVVFHKHNQGKK; encoded by the coding sequence ATGAATCTGCCAGAAAAAGCTGTACGACTCAGAATTTTTACAGGAGAAGAAAACCGCATCGACCACCGCCCTACTTTCGAAGTAATAGTGCATGAGGCCAGACAAAGAGGGCTCGCAGGGGCAACAGTATATCGCGGAGTAATGGGCTATGGAGTGAACAGCCAAGTTCGTACAACTTCTATTTTAAGACTTTCAGAAGATCTACCGATGATTATAGAAATCGTAGATACTGCTGAAAAAATAGCTCCATTTAAAGATTATTTAATAGAAACCATGTCCGAAGGGCTAGTTACTGCAGAAGAAGTCAATGTCGTTTTTCATAAACATAATCAGGGCAAGAAATAA
- a CDS encoding class IV adenylate cyclase: MAFEIELKYLNVDHDQLRKSLKNFGGEFISRHFERNVVLDDSSRTLFKRSALLRVRQADKITMTVKRIPANVVSGKAKVYIEHETEVSDFNETVSALEVLGYSPVFKYEKIREEWKFEECLICLDLLPFGSFIEIEGSESLILACAEKLGLDKASASKKTYHELNRAYRVEVGLEVDENFVFSSEELEDLEY; this comes from the coding sequence ATGGCCTTTGAAATCGAACTTAAATATTTGAATGTAGATCATGATCAGTTAAGGAAATCTCTTAAAAATTTTGGAGGAGAGTTCATTTCGCGTCATTTTGAGCGGAATGTGGTTTTAGATGATTCGTCCAGAACTCTTTTTAAACGTTCGGCTTTATTAAGAGTACGGCAGGCAGACAAGATAACTATGACTGTTAAGCGTATTCCGGCCAATGTTGTTTCCGGGAAGGCAAAGGTGTATATTGAGCATGAAACAGAGGTGTCAGATTTTAATGAAACTGTTTCAGCTCTGGAAGTTCTGGGATATTCTCCGGTATTTAAATATGAAAAAATCAGAGAAGAATGGAAGTTTGAGGAATGCTTAATATGTCTCGATCTTCTACCGTTCGGATCATTCATTGAAATTGAAGGCTCGGAAAGCTTAATTCTGGCATGTGCAGAGAAACTCGGACTTGATAAAGCCTCTGCCAGTAAAAAAACGTATCATGAATTGAATAGGGCTTACCGTGTGGAAGTCGGGCTTGAAGTGGATGAAAATTTTGTATTCAGCTCTGAAGAGTTGGAAGATTTGGAATATTAA
- a CDS encoding chemotaxis protein CheA, protein MSDDMTTQVFKEEAFELLGELETSLLELEDLPHDMDLINRVFRALHTIKGSGSMFGFDAIAGFTHHVENVFDLVRNGDLLITKELLTLVLASRDHIYAMLLSSSGEGEIDKSEDILEGLKHIVDGGASESVSDETDLLVFENIEPQKNETESSEKEEIHVGKAQSDNSDILWKYFFKIIISSVASDNVSPDSMQVVFEDLSSIGEIKSELVFTDFEDDPDHSGIWWELMFFSDKDISSIEELFFFTDVPITVQVLELDQEKRDEYLSELDTAANVAVESSNIPSSEAEIFSSKPPAKKVGTVKKLGEILVDRGDVTQEDLDQALADQKPIGELLSSKGLVAREKVDSALAEQHASKKNKASVRKPEVASSIRVSADKLDLLVDLVGELVIVQAQICQVVSKKDDPVLTSLSEELERLSDELRDSTLGIRMLPIGTTFSKFRRLVRDLSDELGKEMDLHTIGAETELDKTVIERLSDPLIHLLRNSIDHGVELPEVREANGKPRRGSITLTAEHSGGEVVILIKDDGKGMSKDVIKAKAVEKGLIAADAELSAKEIFNLIFEPGFSTADKITSVSGRGVGMDVVKRAIDSLRGRIDIDSKEGKGSLITIRLPLTLAIIDGLQVKVDNGYFVIPLSLVEECVELTRKDVEEANGQQFVNLRGEIVPYIRIREWFDVGGESPAIEQIVITGLEGERIGVVVDTVIGEHQTVIKSLGRVYRDVEGISGATIKGDGTLALILDIPKLFRTVLAEIKAAG, encoded by the coding sequence ATGTCTGATGATATGACTACGCAGGTTTTTAAAGAGGAGGCTTTTGAGCTTTTAGGTGAGCTTGAAACTTCTCTGTTAGAACTTGAAGACCTTCCTCACGATATGGATTTAATCAACCGGGTGTTCAGAGCGTTACATACAATTAAAGGCTCTGGCTCCATGTTTGGTTTTGATGCAATTGCGGGATTTACTCATCATGTTGAAAACGTTTTTGATCTTGTTAGAAACGGTGACCTTTTAATTACTAAAGAATTGCTGACTCTTGTTTTGGCTTCTCGTGATCATATTTATGCAATGTTGCTGTCTTCGTCTGGTGAGGGGGAAATCGACAAATCTGAAGATATTCTTGAAGGTCTTAAACATATTGTTGATGGTGGGGCATCTGAATCAGTATCAGATGAAACTGATTTGCTTGTTTTTGAAAATATTGAACCTCAAAAAAATGAAACTGAATCTTCAGAAAAAGAAGAGATTCATGTTGGCAAAGCACAAAGTGATAACTCTGATATTCTTTGGAAATATTTTTTTAAGATTATCATTAGCTCTGTTGCGTCGGATAATGTTTCACCAGATTCCATGCAAGTTGTTTTTGAAGATCTCTCCAGCATTGGAGAAATAAAATCTGAACTTGTTTTTACAGATTTTGAGGATGATCCTGATCACTCCGGTATTTGGTGGGAACTTATGTTCTTTAGTGATAAAGACATTTCTTCCATTGAAGAATTGTTCTTTTTTACTGATGTTCCAATTACTGTACAAGTTCTAGAGCTTGATCAGGAGAAACGGGATGAATATCTTTCTGAACTGGATACTGCTGCAAATGTTGCTGTAGAAAGTTCTAATATACCCTCTTCTGAGGCTGAAATTTTTTCTAGTAAGCCGCCAGCAAAGAAAGTCGGTACTGTTAAGAAGTTGGGTGAGATTCTGGTCGATAGGGGAGACGTTACTCAGGAAGATCTGGATCAAGCTCTTGCTGATCAAAAACCTATTGGTGAACTATTGTCGTCCAAGGGACTTGTTGCACGTGAAAAAGTTGACAGTGCTTTAGCTGAACAGCATGCCAGCAAAAAAAATAAAGCTTCCGTCCGTAAACCAGAGGTAGCTTCTTCAATCAGAGTTTCCGCAGATAAACTTGATTTGCTAGTTGATCTGGTAGGTGAATTAGTCATTGTTCAAGCTCAGATATGTCAGGTTGTTAGTAAGAAGGATGATCCTGTCCTTACATCTCTTTCGGAAGAGCTTGAACGTTTATCAGATGAACTTAGAGATAGCACTTTGGGAATTAGAATGCTTCCAATTGGAACTACATTCAGTAAATTCAGACGATTGGTGCGTGATCTTTCCGACGAACTCGGTAAAGAAATGGATTTGCATACAATCGGCGCAGAAACAGAGCTGGATAAAACAGTTATTGAAAGATTGAGCGATCCTCTTATTCATTTATTACGAAATTCCATCGATCATGGGGTAGAACTTCCTGAAGTTCGCGAAGCGAACGGTAAACCAAGGCGAGGAAGTATAACTTTAACCGCAGAGCATTCCGGCGGAGAAGTTGTGATTTTGATTAAAGATGATGGTAAGGGGATGTCAAAAGATGTTATTAAAGCAAAAGCGGTAGAAAAAGGTCTCATAGCCGCTGACGCAGAGCTGTCTGCAAAAGAAATTTTCAATCTTATTTTTGAGCCAGGTTTTTCAACCGCGGATAAAATTACGAGTGTGTCTGGACGCGGTGTCGGAATGGATGTTGTAAAACGCGCAATTGATTCATTAAGAGGGCGTATTGATATAGATAGTAAGGAAGGAAAAGGCTCGTTAATTACAATCAGGCTGCCTTTAACTCTTGCAATTATTGATGGATTACAGGTTAAAGTTGATAACGGCTATTTTGTAATTCCTCTTTCTCTTGTTGAAGAATGCGTTGAACTGACTCGTAAAGATGTAGAAGAGGCAAATGGGCAGCAGTTTGTGAATTTGCGCGGTGAAATTGTTCCGTATATTCGTATCAGAGAATGGTTTGATGTAGGTGGAGAATCTCCTGCTATAGAGCAAATCGTAATAACAGGTCTTGAAGGTGAGAGAATAGGCGTGGTTGTTGATACTGTAATAGGAGAACATCAAACTGTTATTAAAAGCCTTGGCAGAGTCTACAGAGATGTAGAAGGTATATCAGGTGCAACGATTAAAGGAGACGGGACTCTTGCTTTAATACTTGATATACCGAAACTTTTCCGTACTGTTCTAGCAGAAATAAAAGCAGCAGGCTAA
- a CDS encoding protein-glutamate O-methyltransferase CheR, whose product MKDIDDMNFITPKMKDADFKKFSDLIKSEFGIKMPITKKTMLEARLQKRLRALGLKSHSEYCDFIFSPGGLEKELTQLIDVVTTNTTDFFREPKHFEILLSTVLPEFARRSSSALKIWSAGCSSGEEPYTLAIVLSEFAANNPDFKFSILATDISNEILNKAINGVYPLSKVDVIPMAMKKKYLLKSKNQDRPLIRIAPEIRRKVEFRRLNFMENFPFNDKKDIIFCRNVVIYFDRPTQYTLFSKFCSMLSKGGFLFIGHSESISGMELPVRQIAPTVYQKI is encoded by the coding sequence ATGAAAGATATTGATGATATGAATTTCATCACTCCTAAAATGAAGGATGCTGATTTTAAAAAATTCAGTGATCTTATTAAGAGCGAATTTGGAATTAAGATGCCTATTACCAAGAAAACCATGCTTGAGGCTAGGCTTCAAAAAAGGTTAAGGGCTTTAGGGTTGAAGTCGCATTCCGAGTACTGTGATTTTATATTCAGTCCAGGTGGGCTTGAAAAAGAACTTACACAACTGATTGATGTTGTTACGACTAATACAACTGATTTTTTTCGCGAACCTAAGCATTTTGAGATTCTTCTCAGTACTGTTTTACCTGAGTTTGCCAGACGAAGTTCTTCTGCTCTTAAAATTTGGTCTGCCGGGTGTTCAAGTGGTGAAGAACCTTATACTCTTGCGATTGTTTTAAGTGAATTTGCTGCAAATAATCCTGATTTTAAATTTTCAATCCTTGCGACAGATATTTCAAATGAAATTCTTAATAAAGCCATAAACGGTGTGTATCCGCTCAGTAAAGTTGATGTGATTCCAATGGCTATGAAAAAAAAATATCTGCTTAAAAGTAAGAATCAAGATAGGCCGTTGATTAGGATTGCGCCAGAAATACGACGCAAAGTTGAATTTCGCAGATTAAATTTTATGGAAAATTTCCCGTTTAATGATAAGAAAGATATAATTTTTTGTCGTAATGTGGTTATTTATTTTGATAGACCAACTCAATACACACTTTTTAGTAAATTTTGTTCTATGCTGTCTAAGGGTGGATTTTTATTTATCGGACATTCCGAAAGTATTTCTGGAATGGAACTTCCGGTAAGGCAAATTGCTCCTACAGTTTACCAAAAAATTTGA
- a CDS encoding chemotaxis response regulator protein-glutamate methylesterase, which yields MRKKTRVLIVDDSALVRNSLIRLFKTDPDIEVVGSAADPFLAAKIMETVIPDVITLDIEMPKMDGLTFLRKLMTQHPIAVVICSTLTEKGSDSYMKALELGAVEVITKPKVGTRQFFEEACIRVCDVVKAAALTKPKKLTAKPMIVQPKLTADAMLPKARTNSLQTTDKVALVGASTGGTEALLTFLQSMPLDCPGIAIVQHMPEHFTAAFSNRLNNICQIRVKEAVDGDSILRGQALIAPGNMHMLVKRSGSRYYVEIKDGPLVSRHRPSVDVLFRSGAHNVGKNAIGVIMTGMGDDGAKGMKEMHDAGTYCIAQDEASCVVFGMPHEAIKHGGVDSVMPLKRIASEVVAKSFR from the coding sequence ATGAGAAAGAAGACTCGTGTTTTAATTGTTGACGATTCTGCTTTGGTTAGAAATTCATTGATTCGTCTGTTCAAGACAGATCCTGATATTGAAGTTGTCGGCAGTGCCGCAGATCCCTTTTTAGCTGCAAAGATAATGGAAACGGTTATTCCGGATGTCATCACTTTAGACATTGAGATGCCTAAAATGGATGGATTGACTTTTTTACGTAAGTTGATGACTCAGCATCCTATTGCTGTTGTCATTTGTTCAACTCTTACCGAAAAGGGGTCAGATAGTTATATGAAAGCTCTTGAATTAGGGGCAGTCGAAGTCATTACTAAACCTAAGGTTGGAACACGACAGTTTTTCGAAGAAGCCTGTATCAGAGTTTGTGACGTGGTTAAAGCCGCGGCCTTAACCAAACCTAAAAAACTTACAGCAAAACCTATGATTGTTCAGCCGAAGCTTACAGCTGATGCAATGCTTCCTAAAGCCAGAACCAACAGTTTGCAGACAACTGACAAAGTTGCTTTAGTGGGAGCTTCAACTGGTGGAACAGAAGCTTTGCTTACATTTTTACAAAGTATGCCTTTAGATTGTCCAGGGATTGCAATTGTTCAGCATATGCCGGAACATTTTACTGCGGCTTTTTCCAACAGACTTAATAATATCTGTCAGATCAGAGTGAAGGAAGCTGTTGATGGGGATAGTATACTCAGAGGGCAGGCTCTTATTGCTCCCGGAAATATGCATATGCTGGTTAAAAGATCTGGATCGCGCTATTACGTAGAAATTAAAGACGGCCCTCTTGTGAGCAGGCATAGACCTTCGGTAGATGTTTTGTTCAGATCAGGTGCTCATAATGTCGGGAAAAATGCAATTGGTGTTATAATGACCGGGATGGGTGATGACGGAGCAAAGGGGATGAAAGAAATGCATGATGCTGGAACATACTGCATCGCTCAGGATGAAGCCTCTTGCGTAGTGTTTGGTATGCCTCATGAAGCAATTAAGCACGGTGGCGTTGATTCTGTTATGCCGCTCAAAAGGATTGCATCCGAAGTAGTGGCGAAGAGTTTTCGCTAG
- the aat gene encoding leucyl/phenylalanyl-tRNA--protein transferase: protein MVVYRLIEEPLFPNPDEAEPDGLLAVGGDLRPERLLAAYAAGIFPWYDESSPILWWSLDPRLILNFDKLHVSKRMKRKIRKKEYRVTFDVDFRAVITNCAAKMRPGQEGTWILQEIVDAYFELHQLGFAHSVEVWNKNGELAGGLYGVSLGRVFSGESMFFLEPDASKIGFSYLVRYLENRDFHFIDCQQPTDHLKSLGAEEILRDDFLVMLEGSLEYSALIGTWDFLPGEYELITEKLSS, encoded by the coding sequence ATGGTTGTTTACAGACTCATTGAAGAACCGCTTTTCCCTAACCCTGATGAAGCCGAACCAGACGGACTACTCGCTGTTGGTGGAGATTTACGTCCTGAACGACTTTTAGCCGCATATGCTGCTGGAATATTTCCGTGGTACGATGAAAGCTCCCCTATTCTCTGGTGGTCACTTGATCCGCGCCTGATACTCAACTTTGATAAGTTGCATGTTTCAAAACGGATGAAGCGTAAAATCAGAAAGAAAGAATATCGCGTTACTTTTGATGTTGATTTTAGAGCAGTCATTACGAACTGTGCAGCTAAAATGCGCCCAGGACAAGAGGGGACATGGATTTTGCAGGAAATCGTGGATGCTTATTTTGAATTGCATCAACTCGGATTTGCTCACAGTGTTGAGGTCTGGAATAAAAATGGAGAACTTGCAGGCGGGCTATATGGAGTTTCACTCGGCAGAGTTTTTTCTGGTGAGTCTATGTTTTTTCTTGAACCTGATGCATCTAAAATTGGTTTTTCTTATTTAGTCCGATATCTTGAAAATAGAGATTTTCATTTTATAGATTGCCAACAACCAACCGATCATCTCAAATCGCTTGGAGCAGAAGAAATATTAAGAGATGATTTTCTTGTAATGCTTGAGGGTTCTTTGGAATATTCTGCACTGATTGGAACTTGGGACTTTTTGCCGGGTGAGTATGAACTCATTACGGAAAAACTTAGCAGTTAA
- the clpS gene encoding ATP-dependent Clp protease adapter ClpS: MSKYNEEFDSDVVFKDELKEPRKYKVLLHNDDYTSMEFVIAVLMQVFRKTEEESTEIMLKVHNEGFAICGIYTAEVAETRVEMVRQLATQAGFPLKCTIEEV; the protein is encoded by the coding sequence ATGTCTAAATATAATGAAGAATTTGATTCAGATGTTGTCTTTAAAGATGAGCTTAAAGAACCTAGAAAGTATAAGGTGTTGTTACATAACGATGATTATACTTCTATGGAATTTGTTATTGCAGTGCTTATGCAAGTGTTTAGAAAAACAGAGGAAGAATCAACTGAGATTATGCTTAAAGTTCATAATGAAGGATTCGCAATTTGTGGTATATACACTGCAGAAGTAGCAGAAACTCGTGTGGAAATGGTCAGGCAGCTTGCAACGCAAGCCGGCTTTCCTCTTAAATGTACAATAGAAGAGGTCTGA
- the crcB gene encoding fluoride efflux transporter CrcB, translated as MQKYFFLAAGGAAGTLCRYFVSGAAQRIFDSNFPAGTFTVNMLGCLLFGIITGTFQDRLGLSPHMRLMILTGFMGAFTTFSTYMFETTALVKSGQWTLAALNIGSQSALGFLCVVAGLTLGRAIVS; from the coding sequence ATGCAAAAATATTTTTTCTTAGCAGCAGGCGGAGCGGCCGGAACACTTTGCAGATATTTTGTTTCCGGTGCAGCTCAACGTATTTTCGATTCTAATTTCCCGGCAGGTACTTTTACCGTCAACATGCTTGGATGTTTACTCTTTGGCATTATTACCGGAACATTTCAGGATAGGCTAGGACTTTCGCCGCATATGCGATTAATGATTTTAACCGGATTTATGGGTGCATTTACAACTTTTTCGACTTATATGTTTGAGACAACCGCTCTTGTAAAATCCGGACAATGGACACTGGCCGCCCTTAACATCGGAAGTCAGAGTGCGCTTGGATTTCTCTGCGTGGTTGCAGGACTCACGCTTGGAAGAGCAATAGTTTCATAA